In Polyangiaceae bacterium, the genomic window GCGAGGCTTCGAGCCGCCCGCTCTCGCTGGTGCTGCGCACCTTCGGGCTCTTGCAGAACGGGGTCTCGCTCGCGACCTACGGCGCGCTGCTCTGGACCTTCTCCGGCTGGGCCGTGCTCGGCCTGGTCGCCGCGGCGCTGCCGGCGGTGTTCGCGGAGGCGCGCTTCTCGGGCCAGGCGTTCCGCCTCTTCAGCTGGCGCACGCCCGAGACCCGCCAGCAGGGCTACCTCGAGACGGTGCTCGCGCGGGAGGACTACGCCAAGGAGGTGCAGCTCTTCGGCCTCGGACCCAAGCTGCTCGGGCGCTACGTGGACATCTTCCGCCGGCTCTACGGCGAGGACCGCAACCTGACGCTGCGCCGCGCGGCCTGGGGCTTCCTGATGGGCCTGCTCAGCACCGGCGCGTTCTACGCGGCCTACGCTTGGATCGCGATCTCGGCCGTCGCGGCCAGCATCACCCTCGGCCAGATGACGCTCTACCTCCTGGTGTTCAAGCAGGGGCAGGGCGCGCTCACCGCCTCGCTCGCCGCCATCGGCGGCATGTACGAGGACAACCTGTACCTCTCGACCCTGTACGGGTTCCTCGAAGAGGACGTGCCCCCCGAGGCCGGCACCGCCAAGACCGGTCCCGAGCCGGGCGACGGCATCCGCTTCGAGAAAGTCTCGTTCCGCTACCCGGGCAGCGAGCAGGCGGCGGTCAGCGAGGTCGATCTGCACATCCGTCCGGGCGAGAAGCTCGCGCTGGTCGGCGAGAACGGCTCCGGCAAGACCACGCTGATCAAGCTGCTCACGCGCCTGTACCGCCCGACCGAGGGGCGCATCTTGCTCGACGGCCGCGAGCTCGGCGAGTGGGACCGAGAGGCGCTCTACCGCCGCATCGGCGTCATCTTCCAGGACTTCGCGCGCTACCAGCTCTGGGTCGGCGAGAACATCGGCGCCGGCGACGTCAGCGCCTTCGACGACGAGGAGCGCTGGCACGCCGCCGCGGACAAGGGCCTGGCCGCGCCGTTCATCGAGGAGCTGCCGAACAAGTACCAGACGCAGCTCGGCAAGTGGTTCAAGGACGGCCGCGAGCTCAGCGTGGGGCAGTGGCAGAAGATCGCCCTCAGCCGCGCCTTCATGCGCAAGGACGCCGACATCCTGGTGCTCGACGAGCCCACCGCCGCGATGGACGCGGAGGCCGAGGTGCAGATCTTCGATCGTTTCCGGGAGATGACCGAGAACCAGATCGCGGTCTTGATCTCGCACCGCTTCTCGACCGTGCGCATGGCGCACCAGATCGTGGTGCTCGGCGGCGGACGCATCATCGAGCGCGGCAGCCACGACGAGCTGACCGCCATGGACGGCCACTACGCTCGGCTCTTCTCGCTGCAGGCGGCGGGGTATCGCTGATCAGGTCGTCCCGCGGAGACGTCCATCGCGACGGCGCCGCGAGCTCGGATGTCGGCAGGACGGACGCTCCGCGAATCGGAACGGGCTCCGACGCTCCGGATGTCCGCAGGATGGACGTTCCGCGCATCGGAGCGCGTTGCGACGCTCCGAATGTCCGCAGGATGGACGTTCCGCGCATCGGAGCGCGTTGCGACGCTCCGGATGTCCGCAGGATGGACGTTTCGCGCATCGAACGCCCCGAGCTCGGCTAGCTGGTGGCACTCCTTGCGCCTGAGCGGGCGAATGCCTTCGGGCATGATGGCATGCAAGTCCGGCACCCCCGAGTTGCCCGTTCAGCGGAAGAACCCCCGCACCGCGTCCACCACCCTGCCTCGCTGCTCCGCCGTGAGCCCGGGGAAGAGCGGCAGCGCCAAGACCTCGTCCGCCGCACGCTCGGCGTGCGGGAAGTCGCCGCGCGCGTAGCCGAGCTTAGCGAACAGCGGTTGCAGGTGCAGCGGCCGCGGGTAGTACACCGCCGTGGCGATGCCGCGCGCGTCGAGGTGCCGCGCGAGCGCGTCGCGTCGCCCGTCCTGCACGCGCACCACGTAGTGCGCCCACGCGGGCTCGGTCCCCTCGCGACTCGGCGGCAGCGCGAGCTCGTCGATGCCCGCGAGCTCCCGGGAATACGCCAGGGCAACGGCGCGCCGCTGCTCGAGCCAGCCGTCGAGGTACGGCAGCTTGACGCGCAGAAACGCCGCTTGCAGCGCGTCCAGGCGGAAGTTGCCGCCCAGCTCCACGTACAGGTGCTTCTCCGCCGAGCCGTGCTGGCGCACGCGCCGGATGCGTTCCGCCAGCGCGGCCTCGGCCGTCACCACCGCACCGCCGTCGCCCAGCGCGCCCAGGGGCTTGGTCGGAAAAAAGCTGAAGCACCCCAGCCTGCCCAGCGTCCCCACGCGACGCCCACCCGCGCGCGCGCCGATGGCCTGCGCGGCGTCTTCGATGATGGGCAGCTCGAGCGGCGCGAGCTCGGCGGGGTGGCCGAACAAGTGCACGGGGATGACCGCCCGCGTGTTCGGCGTGCGCACCACGCGGGCCGGATCCAGGTTCAGCGTGACCGGATCGATGTCGGCGAACACCGGGCGTGCGCCGACCCGCGCGATGGCCTCGGCCGTGGCGATGAAGGTGAACGGTGTGGTGAGCACCTCGTCGCCGGGACCGATGTCCAGGGCGAGCAGAGCGCACACCAGCGCATCGGTGCCCGAGGAGACTCCGATGGCGTGAGGGCTCCCGAGGTATCGGGCGAGCTCGGACTCGAACGCGCCGACCTCCGCGCCCAGGATGAACTGCCGCGAGGCGAGGACGCGAGTGAACGCCGCGCCGAGCTCGGCGTCGGGTCCGGCGGACATGCTGAGTCCGATCCTCTCGGGCATGGGCGCGGGAATATGCCCTAAAGGTTGGCGGGGTGCGTCCGTTCTGCTGGGCTGTGACGGCCCCCCTCCCCTCGGAGCCCCGCGTCCTGGCCGGCAAGTACGCGCTCGGGCGCGTGCTCGGAGCCGGCGGCGCGGGCATTGTCTTCGAGGCCGAGAACCTCCTCGTCGGGCGCCGCGTCGCCGTGAAGGTACTGCGGGCCGAGCTCGCCGCCGATCCGGAGCAGCGGAGCGCGTTCCTCGCCGAGGCGCGCGCGACCGCCCGCGTGGACCACCCCGGTGTCGTCGAGGTGCTGGATCTCGGGCTCGACCGCGGAGGTGCTCCGTTCATCGTGATGGAGCTGCTCGAGGGCGAGACGCTACGGGACATCGTGGCGGCCCGCGGCCCGGTACCGGCACCTTACGCCTGTGAGCTCTTGGCGCAGATCCTCGCGGCCGTCGCTGCGGCCCACCGCGCGGGCATCATCCACTGCGATCTGAAGCCGTCCAACGTGCTCGTCACGCACCCGGCCCCGGATCGCCCGCTGGTGAAGGTGCTGGACTTCGGCATCGCGGAGGGGTTGGTCGAGCACCAGTGGCTTGGCCGCACCGGAACGCCGCTCTACCGCGCGCCGGAGCAGGCCCAGGGGATCCCGCCGGATCAGCGGACTGATGTGTACTCCGCCGCTGCCATCCTGTACGAGCTGCTCAGCGGAACGCCGCCGTTCACGGGTGAGAGCGAGGCCGAGATCCTGAGCGCCCAGCTGAACGGTCGCCTCGCGCCCATGAACCAGCTCCCATCCTCCCTGGCGGGCGCGATCCGCGCCGCGCTGAGCCCTGACCCGAACGCGCGCCCCGCTAGCGCCGAGGAGTTGTTCGAGAGGGTCGCCGCGCACGCCGATCCGAAGCGCGTGGCGAGTCTGAACCCGGCATCGCTGCGCTCCCGCGCGCCAATCCCCTTGGTCGCCCGGCGGGCCGTCGCGGCCATCCCGCCCGCGCCGCCGATGCCGGCGCTCGAGTCGCTCGGCGAACCCGACGAGTCCTGGCGTCCCGAGCCTACCCGTTCCTGGGCGGCGACTGGGCTCGCGCTCGTGTCCGGCTTCTCGTTGGGCGCCGCGCTCTGCTGGTGGCTGATGTTCTGACTCGCTTTCGCTGTCTTGGCACGAGCAGATCGCGATCCACCACCGAGGCCCACGCCCACGAGAATGCCGGCGAGGCCGGCGCCCTCCCCGCGTCAGGTGGGAGTGGTCGCCCGGCGTCTCCTGATCGCGTCTCGACACGAACCCTGGAGAAAGGGTGCGCAGCCGAACGCGCGGCGCGAAACCCGACTCTGACCTACCGCTCTCGCGGCGCCCGCGCCTGCACGACCTCCTGGGCGATCGCCAGGAGCTCTCGGGCCTCGAAGGGCTTGGCTATGCGGGGCCGCCCGGTGCGCGCGAGGAACTCCTCGCCGCCGGGCGCGAAGGCGCCGCCCGTGAGGAACACGATGGCGTCGAGGTGCCCCGGCGCTTGCTCTCTCACCGCCTCGAACACCTCGATACCGGTCATCTCGGGCATCATCACGTCGAGGAAGACCACGTCCCAGTGCTGTGGGCCGCCGAGGCGCTCGAGCGCCTCGCGACCGCTTCCGACCCACTCCACGACGTGGACCTTGCCGAAGCACCGCTTCACCACCCGACCCATGAGCGGCTCGTCGTCGACGACCAGCACGCACAAATGACTCGGCACCGACCGCAGCGCGGAGTCCGAGGAGGGCGGCCTGGTCGGAGCCGGCAGCGCGGACGGCACCAGCGTGACCCGAAAGGTGGTACCTCGATCCGGGGTGCTCTCGACGCCGATCGAGCCGCCTGCCTTCATGACGATGTCGCGACAAATGGCCAAGCCCAGGCCGGTGCCCTGCCCGACCGGTTTGGTGGTGAAGAACGGCTCGAACAGTCGCGGCAAGTGCTCGGCGGCGATCCCCGAGCCGGTGTCGGCGATCTCGACCACGACACGATCACCGGCCGCGTAGGTGTCCAGACGGATCTCGTTGCGATCCGCGGCACCCACCGGGATGGCCTGCGCCGCGTTCACCAAGAGATTGAGGAACACCTGTCCGAGGCGCGCCTCGTTGCCCGCGACCGGCGGCACGCTGGTGTAGCGCTTGACGATGCGCGCGCGATGCCGGATCTCGTTCTGAGCGACGCTGATCGCCGCGTCGAGCACGCGCTCGACGGAGACGGGACCCACCGACTCTTCCTCGGGACGGCTGAAGGTGCGGAGCTCGCGCACGATGTCCTGGACTCGGCGCGCCCCCTGCCGAGCCTCGCCGAGCGACTCACGGATCTCCCGGAGGCCGTCGGTGAGCTCGAACAGCGCCTCCAGCGCTCGCGGGTCCAGCTTGGCAGCGGAGGGCCCGTCGGCGAGCCGCTGAAGCTCTGCCGCGCGCCGGAACGCCAGATCCACGTTGGCGGTGACCAAGCTGAGCGGGTTGTTGATCTCGTGTCCCAACCCGAGCGCCAAGAGGCCGACCGAGTGCATGCGGTCCATCTGCATCAGCTCCGCCGTGACCGCGCGGCGCTCACCGGGATCGGAGCCCATGACCAGCACAGCGGGCGCGCCCTCGAAGTGAATGGGGACTGCGGACACCTCTGCCAAGACGATGCTCCCGTCTTTGTGCCGGAGCTGCTCCTCGAGCGCGGGCAACTGCTCGCCGCCCAGCGATCGCTGCATGCGGGCGGCCACCACGGCGTGCTCCTCGGGCTGCACCAGATCGAGCACCGGGCGCCCGACGACCTCGCTGGGGTCCGAGTAGCCCAGGGCGCCGAGCAGCACCTGGTTCACCCACACGATGGTCCCGGCGCGGTGAATGGCGAGGCCTTGCGGGAAGCGCTCGAGCAGCGAACGGAAGTCCGCTTCGGACTGCCTGAGCGCGTCCTCGACCTGCCTGCGCTCGGTGATGTCCGTGTGACTGACGACCACGCCGCGCTCGCCTCCCGGCATGCGGTCGACCTGCATCAAGAACCAGCGCGCACGGGTCGGTGAGTCGCAGCGGTACTCCGTGCGAAAGTGCTGGGTCTTCCCGGAGAGCACCGCGGAGAGCCCCTGCAAGACGAGCTCGACCTCGGGCTCCGTCGCGACAGCGGCGCTGAGCACGCCGAGATACGACGCGCCAGGGCCGCACATGCGCGGCTCCCCGGCGTTTTCCGCGCAGAACTCGTCCCACGACTGGTTGGTGACGACGATGACGCCGTGGTCGTCCACCACCGCGATGTTCGGCGAGAGCGCAGCAAACGCGCTCTCCAGGAGTCGCTCGCGCTTCTCGAAGAAGCCCCGCAGCCACATTCGATCCACCGCGCGCGGCACGACGCGGAACACGCGCGCGCGGTCGTCTCCTTGTTTGCTCAGGCAGTCCTCCGCGCCTTCACGCAGCGCCTCGAAGGCAGCGGGCTCGGAGTCGCCGTTCACCAGCGCGACGATGGCGGCGCCCGGGCAGAGCTCCCGGATCGCGCGCACCAGATACACGTCGCGCGCGCCGCCCAGATCCAGATCGATCAACACGACGTCGAAGGCGATGGACCGGAGCAGCTCTGCCGCCTCGGGGAGGGACGCGACCACGCGCGCGCCGCGACTCTCCGACTGGCCGAGGAAGCCGGACACGTACTCCTGGTCGGCCGAAACCAAGAGGAGAGAAGCCATCGCCGACGGCCACCTTACGCTCGGTCGGGCCGAGCGACCACTTCCGGGCGCCCTCGGACGCATCGGCTGCGCCTCCTCGGCTCACTCGTCGTCGAAGAAGAGCGGCTCGCGGTGCGACAGGAACGCGCCGATGGCCAACGCGGCCTCCGGACCGAGCTCGAGGAAGCGGATGCCGATGCCCGGAGGGACGTCGCTGCCTTCGCGGTACTCTCGGACCCAGCGCACCTCCCCGTGGACCTGCACCGGCGACTCGGAGCCCGGCAGGTGCAGGCTGAGGTCGATCTTGCTGCCCACCGCCTTCAGGGAGTGAGTCGCGACGAAGACGCCACCCTCCGACAGGTTCTCGGCGAAGCCGGCGTAGAAGTTGTGATCGCTCGAAAGGCTGACCTCGAGCTCGACGGCGTAGCGGGAGTGCCTGCGGCGATTGTCACCGACGGGCAGATCCGAGAGCTGCCGGATCCTGGCTTCATGTGGGCGTTCGCGGGCGTACTCGTCCATTTCGGATTCCTTTCCTCTCTCGATTCATCGGCTGGAGACGGTTTCGAGGCGCGCGGGCAAGCCGAGCTTGGCTTGCCGGGACGGCGGCGCTTTGGCGATCTCGACGAAGTCGTAGCCCAGCGGTTGCTCCGCTCCATCCTCCACCGAGACCCGTACGACCCACGGGCCAGCGCCGGCCTGGGGTTTGACCACCGCGCGGAGCCAGCCGCCCTGGGCGGTGAACGGCACGTCGATCTCGCGGACGCCGACCAGCACCCGCGGCTTGGCCTCGATGGACGCGGGGATGGGCTCCCCACTCGGATCCTCGAGGCGCACCCGGATCACGATCGGATCCTTCGGCCAGTGCGCCCGGCGGGGGCCGATCTCGATGCGGGCGCGCACGGTGCGCGGCTCGAGCCGCGCCGTCGCGAAGTCGTACGTCCCCGGGATTCGCAGGTGCACCGTGGTGCGTTCGTTCCGGTAGAGGCCCACGGTCTCGGCAGCGCGCACGAAGCGATCGCCGCCGTACGTCATCTCCAGCCCCTCGGCGCCGAGGAAGCGCACCTTCTGGCCCCGCGGCAGGCGGACGGTGCCGCGACTGTCGGTATAGGCGCCGGCGGGAAGCTCCATGCCGACGACCCGCACGTCCACCTCCGCCGCCTGGCCACTGACGATGCCGCTCGCGTCGTAGGCGGAGATGCGCAAGCGGTAGCTCCCAGGAGCGAGCGCTGGCAGCTCGCGCTCGAGGGTCGAGCCCGAAGTGTCGATGGAGGCGAGCGCCTTCCCATCCTTCGACAGGTCGGCGCGGTAGCCGACGGCACCCTCCACCGGCTCCCAGGAGAGCTTGCCCAACTCGGCGCTCGGGCCACTGGTGATCAGCACGCGTTTCCCGCGAATGCTGCGGGGTGGCGAAACCAGCGGCCGCTCCGCCCCCGAGCTGCCCTCGGCGGCGTACACGAAGCTCGGCGCCAGGGCGCGGAACGCTCCGCCGGCGACCGAGTAGGTGCTCTCGCCGCCGGCGTTCGCGAGCGCGGTCTGCGTCGGGCTGGCGGCGATGCGGAATACGCCCGTGCGAACGATGGCGCTGAGCTGGCGCGGCGCGACCACCACGACGGCGCTCTTGGCGCGCGGCGGAACCCGAACCTCGACCTTGCCCGACTTCACGATCAGCGTGTAGCCGGGGACGGTCGCGCCCGCTCCGAGCTGGAGCGGCTGCGGGACGTGCAAAACGCGGAGCACCGCCCCGGGCTGGGCCACCACCCGACACCCACCGGGGAGGCTCCATTCGGCGCCTTCGGCGCCCGCGACGGACGCGCCGGCGCGCGCCACGGCCGTCCCGCGGTCCAGGCTCGGCCTGGTGGGGCCGCCGCTCTGTGCGACGGCCACGGCCGGGGTCAGCGTCAGAGTCAGAGCGCCCAAGAGCGAGAAGCGGTCGATGCGTGCCACGAGAGCATCAACGGCCGGCCCCGGCGGCGCTTGAGGCCGCGGCGAGCGCGCGCGGACTTTTTCTAGGAGCGCTCCCTACATAGCGCACCGTGTGGGGCGGGAGCTCGCGCAGCACGTCCGGGGCCTGCGCGGCTCCCTCGACCCCATTGGCCAGGTAGTCGGTCTGCCCCAAGGCGACGGCGAGCAGCGAGATCTCGCGGGGCGAGAAGCCGAGGTCCAGGCACGCTGCGGCGACGCCGAGGCCGATGTTGGGAGACAGGCCCTTCTGCGCGTACATCACCTCGCACAGTGCCTCGAAGAGCTTCCAGTACGGCTTCGCCGCTCGGCCACGCGCGAGCAAGCAGCCGCGGAGCGACACGACGCGCTCGTCACGCGGTCGGAAGGGAACGCCGAAGCCCATGAAACGGCCGCCCCGACCGAGCATCTCGTTCACGGCTCCGGCGACGTCGTCGCCCGCGGCCACAGCTCGGGCGAGCTCGACCAGGTTCTGCGCCGCGACCCCCGTGGTGAAGTGCCCGATGTGCGCGTGCTCGATGCAGAGGTTCGCGGCCGCCATGGCCGGGAGCGCGCTGCCGTAGGCCGACAGCACGCGGGTGAGCTTGAGCGGCCAGATGCGAGGATCGGCGACGGTCATCACCACGGCCACGTCGTCGAGGACGGCGCGCTCCTCTGGGGCGAGCCGGCGGCCGGCGATCGAGAGGGCGATGAGCCCCGTCACGGTCTCGCGACCCGCGAGCTCGTCTCCCACGGACAAGCCGAAGAAGTGATTGTCACCGTGGCGGGCCTGTCCGACCCGGGTCGGCAGAGATGGGAGCAGGGTCATGTGGGCGGCTCGTAGACGAAAGGCGGCGTGTTCATCGGGTAGTCGCGAAGTGAGGCTGGGGCGACCGCCCGCGCTTCGGCGAAGGTGACCGGTAGGCGAGCGAGGGTCCACGCGAGCTCGAGGGACGCGGGCGAACGGAGGCCCGCCGACCAGAGCACGCAGATCAGCGCCGCGCGCCGGCTCGGGTTTTCGCAGAGGCCCCGCACCGGCTCGCCGAGCGCGGCTCCGAGGCGCTCGACCGACGCGACCTCGCGGGCGGAGGTCGCGAGATGCCGCTCTGGAAACGGCCCTGTGTCTCCGCCGAGCCAAGCGAGCAGCTCCGCGTGCTCCGCGAGCAGGTGGCGGGCCTGCTCGGCGAGCCCGATGGCCGCGACGCCGATGGTCCCGCTGGAGGTGGCGCCACAAACGCGGGAGAGCCTCGCGGCGTGCAGCGGCGCCTCCGCCACGCTGGCGCCAGAGAGGAACGAGAGCGCGACCCCGAAGGCGTGAGCCTGCCGCTCGCTCGGGAGCTCGCCGGTCAGGGCGAGCAAACATAGCTCCGGGAACGAGTAGTGGACGGCGAGATCGCTCTCCACGGCGTAGCCGTGAAGACGCGGCTCGCTGCCCGAGTCGGTCACGTGCGCCGTCAGCTGGTCCGGCCAGACGCCGTCTTCGATGGGCCCCGACATGGCTCCTCAGCGCCGGATGAAGCCCGACAGCGACTGCACGCGACCGCCCATGGGCGGCGGGATGGCGCCGTCCACGCGCACCTCGATCAGACCGGGAGCCCGCGACGCGAGCCACTCGTTCACGGCGCGCTGAAGGCGCCCCGGCGCGTCCACCACCCAGGCGCGCATCCCCATGGAGCGCGCGATGCTCGCCACCTCGATGGGCCGCTCGTAGCGGATGGACTGGAGCGGTCGCCCGTGTTTGCCCACTCGGGCGCTGGCGTGGAAGGTGATGCCGTGCATGTTGTTGTTCTCGACGATCCAGAGCACCGGGATGCCGTATTCGCTCGCGGTGAGCAGTTCCATGCCGTTCATCGTGAAGCAGCCGTCGCCGACGATGGCGACCACCGTGCGGTCCGGCTGAGCCAAGGCCGCCCCGATGGGCGCGGCGGTGCCGTGCCCCATGGAGCCGAAGCCCAGGTTGATGATGAAGTCCTGCCCGTGCTCGACCTCCAGGTGGTGGATGTTGAACAGCATGTGACCGCCAATGTCCGAGAACAGGATGGCGTCGCGCGGCAGGACCTCCATCAGGTCGCAGCGCCAGCGCTGCGGCTTGAGCGGGAGAGCGTCGGACTGGCGCAGCTCCGCGTCGTCGAAGCGCGCGTGACCCCGCTCGAGCTCTGGGGCCGAAGGCCAGCTCGAGGCGACCTCCGCGCCCTCGCGGATGCGGCGATGAAGGTGGTAGACGAGCTCCGTCAGGATGTTGTGGACGTCACCCACCAGCGGGACGTCCACGGGGTAGTTGCGTCCGATGCGCTCGGCGTCGATGTCGCACTGAATGAGCGCGCGGGAGGGGCAGAAGCTCGGGTGCCAGTTGAGCGTGCTGGTCTCGTTGAGCGACGCGCCCAGCGTGAGGAGCACGTCCACTTCGTCGCCCAAGATGGTCTCTCTGGCGGCGCGATGACCCGCCACGCCGAGCACGCCGAGGCTCAGCGGATGGGACTCCGGAAACACACCCTTGGCCCGAGGCGTCGTCGCCACCCGCGCAGACAGGAGCTCCGCGAGCGCGATCAGGTGATCCCGGGCGCGGGCCGAGGCCACGCCGGAGCCGGCGAGGAGCACGGGCCGCGAAGCGTTCAGCAACAGCTCCGCGCTCTCTCGCACCGCGTGCCGGTCGAAGGTGTGGGTCTCGGGCCGATAGGTCTTGGGATCGAACCAGTCCTCCTCCAGCGGCTTCTCCCAGAGATCCACCGGCACGTTCAGGTGCACCGGCCCCGGACGTCCCGAGAGCGCCAGCCGCAGCGCACGGCGCAGGTGCCGCGGCAGGCTGGCGGGCGCGGTGACCATCGCGCTGTACTTGGTGACCGGGCGGAACATCTCGACGATGTCCATGTCCTCGCGCGCCGTCTCCTGTGCCGCTCCGCGGCCCAGCGCGTGGCTCGCAGCCTGCCCGGTGATGACCAGCATCGGAACGCCGTCGGCGAACGCGCAGGAGACGCCGGTCATCAGGTTGGTCGCGCCCGGGCCGGCGGTGCCAGCGCACACGGCCAGGCGTCCCGAGACGCGCGCGTAGCCGTCCGCCATGAACGCCGCGCCCTCCTCGTGCTTGCTCACGATCAGATCGAGCTCCGCGTCCTCCTCCAGCCACTCGAACAGGGGATGTAACAGGCCGCCGGGGATCCCGAACACGTAGCGGACGCCCTCCGCCTTCAGGTAGCGGAGGAACACGTCGATTGCCAAGGGCGCCGCCTCCGTCTTCGTCGTCACCAAGCTCAAGCTGACTGCGCTCTCCGAGCTCATGTCTCGTCGCTCCGTTCGATGTTGAGGTGGAGGATTCAGGCGGACCTCAGCCGGCGGATGCTCACGACCTCCGCCAGCTTGCTCGCCTGCGTCGCGGGCGCCGGGATGCTCTGCCGGGCCCGAATCGGGAAGTGCGCCCAGAAG contains:
- a CDS encoding thiamine pyrophosphate-binding protein; amino-acid sequence: MSSESAVSLSLVTTKTEAAPLAIDVFLRYLKAEGVRYVFGIPGGLLHPLFEWLEEDAELDLIVSKHEEGAAFMADGYARVSGRLAVCAGTAGPGATNLMTGVSCAFADGVPMLVITGQAASHALGRGAAQETAREDMDIVEMFRPVTKYSAMVTAPASLPRHLRRALRLALSGRPGPVHLNVPVDLWEKPLEEDWFDPKTYRPETHTFDRHAVRESAELLLNASRPVLLAGSGVASARARDHLIALAELLSARVATTPRAKGVFPESHPLSLGVLGVAGHRAARETILGDEVDVLLTLGASLNETSTLNWHPSFCPSRALIQCDIDAERIGRNYPVDVPLVGDVHNILTELVYHLHRRIREGAEVASSWPSAPELERGHARFDDAELRQSDALPLKPQRWRCDLMEVLPRDAILFSDIGGHMLFNIHHLEVEHGQDFIINLGFGSMGHGTAAPIGAALAQPDRTVVAIVGDGCFTMNGMELLTASEYGIPVLWIVENNNMHGITFHASARVGKHGRPLQSIRYERPIEVASIARSMGMRAWVVDAPGRLQRAVNEWLASRAPGLIEVRVDGAIPPPMGGRVQSLSGFIRR
- a CDS encoding TIGR02266 family protein, producing MDEYARERPHEARIRQLSDLPVGDNRRRHSRYAVELEVSLSSDHNFYAGFAENLSEGGVFVATHSLKAVGSKIDLSLHLPGSESPVQVHGEVRWVREYREGSDVPPGIGIRFLELGPEAALAIGAFLSHREPLFFDDE
- a CDS encoding DegT/DnrJ/EryC1/StrS family aminotransferase: MPERIGLSMSAGPDAELGAAFTRVLASRQFILGAEVGAFESELARYLGSPHAIGVSSGTDALVCALLALDIGPGDEVLTTPFTFIATAEAIARVGARPVFADIDPVTLNLDPARVVRTPNTRAVIPVHLFGHPAELAPLELPIIEDAAQAIGARAGGRRVGTLGRLGCFSFFPTKPLGALGDGGAVVTAEAALAERIRRVRQHGSAEKHLYVELGGNFRLDALQAAFLRVKLPYLDGWLEQRRAVALAYSRELAGIDELALPPSREGTEPAWAHYVVRVQDGRRDALARHLDARGIATAVYYPRPLHLQPLFAKLGYARGDFPHAERAADEVLALPLFPGLTAEQRGRVVDAVRGFFR
- a CDS encoding response regulator is translated as MASLLLVSADQEYVSGFLGQSESRGARVVASLPEAAELLRSIAFDVVLIDLDLGGARDVYLVRAIRELCPGAAIVALVNGDSEPAAFEALREGAEDCLSKQGDDRARVFRVVPRAVDRMWLRGFFEKRERLLESAFAALSPNIAVVDDHGVIVVTNQSWDEFCAENAGEPRMCGPGASYLGVLSAAVATEPEVELVLQGLSAVLSGKTQHFRTEYRCDSPTRARWFLMQVDRMPGGERGVVVSHTDITERRQVEDALRQSEADFRSLLERFPQGLAIHRAGTIVWVNQVLLGALGYSDPSEVVGRPVLDLVQPEEHAVVAARMQRSLGGEQLPALEEQLRHKDGSIVLAEVSAVPIHFEGAPAVLVMGSDPGERRAVTAELMQMDRMHSVGLLALGLGHEINNPLSLVTANVDLAFRRAAELQRLADGPSAAKLDPRALEALFELTDGLREIRESLGEARQGARRVQDIVRELRTFSRPEEESVGPVSVERVLDAAISVAQNEIRHRARIVKRYTSVPPVAGNEARLGQVFLNLLVNAAQAIPVGAADRNEIRLDTYAAGDRVVVEIADTGSGIAAEHLPRLFEPFFTTKPVGQGTGLGLAICRDIVMKAGGSIGVESTPDRGTTFRVTLVPSALPAPTRPPSSDSALRSVPSHLCVLVVDDEPLMGRVVKRCFGKVHVVEWVGSGREALERLGGPQHWDVVFLDVMMPEMTGIEVFEAVREQAPGHLDAIVFLTGGAFAPGGEEFLARTGRPRIAKPFEARELLAIAQEVVQARAPRER
- a CDS encoding ABC transporter ATP-binding protein, producing MVAGAGYSRAVLGETLGVYRYGGRAIRLVWDTSRGLAVALSLLSLAAGLLPAAVAYVGKLIVDAVVHAIQNPATATPDVALEWVAVEMGLVTVLAAIQRALDAVKSLLRAQLGNRVNVMILEKALTLRLEHFEDSELYDKMTRARREASSRPLSLVLRTFGLLQNGVSLATYGALLWTFSGWAVLGLVAAALPAVFAEARFSGQAFRLFSWRTPETRQQGYLETVLAREDYAKEVQLFGLGPKLLGRYVDIFRRLYGEDRNLTLRRAAWGFLMGLLSTGAFYAAYAWIAISAVAASITLGQMTLYLLVFKQGQGALTASLAAIGGMYEDNLYLSTLYGFLEEDVPPEAGTAKTGPEPGDGIRFEKVSFRYPGSEQAAVSEVDLHIRPGEKLALVGENGSGKTTLIKLLTRLYRPTEGRILLDGRELGEWDREALYRRIGVIFQDFARYQLWVGENIGAGDVSAFDDEERWHAAADKGLAAPFIEELPNKYQTQLGKWFKDGRELSVGQWQKIALSRAFMRKDADILVLDEPTAAMDAEAEVQIFDRFREMTENQIAVLISHRFSTVRMAHQIVVLGGGRIIERGSHDELTAMDGHYARLFSLQAAGYR
- a CDS encoding serine/threonine protein kinase; translated protein: MTAPLPSEPRVLAGKYALGRVLGAGGAGIVFEAENLLVGRRVAVKVLRAELAADPEQRSAFLAEARATARVDHPGVVEVLDLGLDRGGAPFIVMELLEGETLRDIVAARGPVPAPYACELLAQILAAVAAAHRAGIIHCDLKPSNVLVTHPAPDRPLVKVLDFGIAEGLVEHQWLGRTGTPLYRAPEQAQGIPPDQRTDVYSAAAILYELLSGTPPFTGESEAEILSAQLNGRLAPMNQLPSSLAGAIRAALSPDPNARPASAEELFERVAAHADPKRVASLNPASLRSRAPIPLVARRAVAAIPPAPPMPALESLGEPDESWRPEPTRSWAATGLALVSGFSLGAALCWWLMF